The following are from one region of the Nymphalis io chromosome 21, ilAglIoxx1.1, whole genome shotgun sequence genome:
- the LOC126776917 gene encoding probable RNA-binding protein EIF1AD has protein sequence MSKVTKRKHVMNEALWDDYELPKPNQSIVKVLKSRGNNLHEVTTPAGEEYLVSMPTKFRKNIWVKRGSYILVEPITEGDKVKAEIVKIMKKDSIKYYKENNLWPKAFDDNRKQDEALSEDDLFVNTNRVQMTQYCSETDSSDSSDSSDDSDSNSEIENSSK, from the exons atgtcGAAAGTAACGAAAAGGAAGCATGTAATGAATGAAGCTTTGTGGGACGATTATGAGTTGCCGAAACCAAATCAAAGTATTGTCAAAGTTTTGAAAAGTAGAGGAAACAATCTTCATGAg GTCACTACTCCTGCCGGTGAAGAATATTTAGTATCAATGCCTACTAAgtttcgaaaaaatatatggGTAAAACGTGGAAGCTACATCCTAGTCGAACCAATAACAGAGGGAGACAAAGTAAAAGCggaaattgtaaaaattatgaagaaggactctataaaatattacaaagaaaacaatttgTGGCCTAAAGCATTTGATGACAATAGAAAACAAGATGAGGCACTTAGTGAGGATGATTTGTTTGTAAACACAAATAGGGTTCAGATGACTCAGTATTGCAGTGAAACAGACTCTAGTGACTCTAGTGACTCTAGTGATGATAGTGATAGCAATAGTGAGATAGAAAATagtagcaaataa